A region from the Bactrocera dorsalis isolate Fly_Bdor chromosome 1, ASM2337382v1, whole genome shotgun sequence genome encodes:
- the LOC125778070 gene encoding piggyBac transposable element-derived protein 4-like, with translation MSVKRVKFLLNSLRFDDATTRQARRTLDKAAPIREVLDMFTKNYLLPYLVGENVVIDEIMIGFRGKCPFRQYMKSKPDKYGIKLYPLVDAATFYVLNIELYAGKQPEGPYQVSNAASDVVKRLITPISGTGRNLTVDNWYTSVPLTNDLAKDHKISVVGTIRKNKKDIPPCFIDKKQPEYSSQFGFSDTATLVSYVPKKKRSVVLISSLHCAAEIDESTNEKRKPSIVTFYNKTKGGVDEVDKKA, from the exons ATGTCAGTGAAAAGAGTGAAATTTCTACTGAATTCATTGCGGTTTGATGATGCTACTACGCGACAAGCACGTCGTACTTTAGACAAAGCTGCGCCAATAAGAGAAGTTTTAGATATGTTTACAAAAAACTATCTTTTGCCATATTTAGTGGGAGAGAATGTAGTAATCGATGAGATTATGATTGGCTTTCGAGGAAAATGTCCTTTCCGACAGTACATGAAATCAAAGCCCGATAAATACGGAATCAAACTTTATCCACTAGTAGATGCTGCTACGTTTTACGTCCTAAATATTGAACTTTATGCTGGCAAGCAGCCTGAAGGCCCATATCAGGTGAGTAATGCTGCGTCAGACGTCGTAAAGAGGCTAATTACACCAATTTCTGGCACTGGGAGAAACCTTACCGTCGACAATTGGTATACCAGTGTGCCGCTGACAAACGATTTGGCCAAGGATCATAAGATTTCTGTTGTGGGTACCATCCGCAAAAACAAGAAAGATATACCTCCTTGCTTTATAGATAAAAAGCAACCCGAATATTCAAGTCAATTTGGATTTTCAGATACAGCAACTCTCGTATCTTACGTGCCTAAAAAGAAAAGATCTGTAGTTCTTATATCATCACTTCATTGTGCTGCAGAAATTGATGAAAGTACAAATGAAAAGCGCAAACCCAGCATAGTtactttttacaataaaacaaaGGGCGGTGTCGATGAAGttgacaaaaaa GCATAA